A single window of Fischerella sp. PCC 9605 DNA harbors:
- a CDS encoding two-partner secretion domain-containing protein: MRSLFFITLTITTLSSLAPLSTATAQITPDNSLGAESSVVTGDVINDIPSDRIEGGAIRNSNLFHSFQEFNVGENRGAYFSNPAGITNILTRVTGANPSNILGRLGVLGDANLFLINPKGIFFGPNARLDLKGSFLASTADSLVFDNNFEFSATNPQTPPLLTVNIPIGLRFRDNPGSITIGDNQENPTPESPTLLEVQPQKTLALVGGEINLNGQRLRAPGGRIELGGLQAAGTVGINNDGSLSFPDGVERADVSINASEVDVTSGGGGSIAINAGNINILGGSDICAGIGADGACGGLASDFGSVGSQAGDITLNALENITIADPFSDINNRVNANAVGNGGNINIQARSLSLTNGGRISSSTFGQGNAGTVNINTSDTVSLDGGNSGSFISNNVGRGAVGNSGEINITTGSLFVTNGGQIQSGINGGGEGNSGKVKIVTRDTASFDGRRQGRFPSGIFTDVEENGKGNTAGIDISTGSLFITNRAQLVSTTQGRGNPGNIVINAQDQVSLINSIIISEVTEKTGVGNGGDIKITTGSLILNDASALLADSENIGNAGNIIIDARDSVILEGQGPSAGDINLTVPSQISTTVESIESTTTGEGGNISISTGLLSIKDRGFITSFTEGKGNAGDITINARDIQLNDNSILNSGVRAGGEGKGGDINIRTNSLSLRNGSQINSLIFGQTRDNRGNIIPAGRGEAGNITINASDRIILSGVSANGSSSGLFALTQTGTSGSAGDISVQTDNLRITDGAVINATTSNASDGGNIFINARNFEALNGGRVVTATRSTGNAGTITFKVTEDMTISGFNGEFASGIFANTFEGSTGKGGSIFIDPKQVTIKDAGTVTATSAGTGEAGNITLEADNLTLDRGTITAESGRAAGGNIKLDIKDLLLLRRNSQISATAGREQGGGDGGNVNINTGFLVAFPKENSDITANAFTGSGGRVDIQAEAIFGIEPRDRPTSLSDITASSEFGISGTVTLNTPDIDPSQGLTELPENVTDPSDRIAENPCQKGVGSEFIITGRGGLPSSPNQILSNDNILVDLVEPTTSTSSSQGANINLSITSPSAKRIVPAQGWVLNNKDEVVLVAYDPTATNLTQRSLGKTAACLAPF, from the coding sequence ATGCGATCGCTCTTTTTTATCACCTTAACCATAACAACTTTAAGCAGTCTTGCACCTCTTTCTACTGCTACAGCACAAATCACACCAGACAACAGTCTTGGTGCCGAAAGTTCTGTTGTCACTGGCGATGTCATCAATGATATTCCCAGCGATCGCATAGAAGGTGGTGCGATTCGCAACTCAAATCTTTTTCACAGTTTTCAGGAATTCAATGTTGGTGAAAATAGAGGAGCTTATTTTTCCAATCCGGCTGGCATTACTAACATTCTCACTCGCGTCACAGGCGCTAATCCTTCTAACATTCTCGGTAGACTCGGTGTCTTAGGTGACGCCAATCTGTTCTTGATTAATCCCAAAGGAATTTTCTTCGGGCCAAATGCCCGTTTAGATTTGAAAGGTTCATTTTTAGCGAGTACAGCCGATAGTCTCGTATTTGATAACAATTTTGAATTTAGCGCCACCAACCCACAAACACCGCCACTTTTAACCGTAAATATTCCCATTGGCTTGCGATTTCGGGATAATCCGGGGAGTATTACCATCGGGGATAATCAGGAAAATCCAACACCTGAATCGCCTACTCTTCTTGAAGTTCAGCCACAAAAAACTTTGGCGCTAGTAGGCGGTGAGATTAACTTAAATGGTCAGAGACTAAGAGCACCTGGAGGACGAATTGAGTTAGGAGGATTACAAGCTGCGGGAACAGTGGGAATAAATAATGATGGCAGTTTAAGTTTTCCCGATGGAGTGGAACGAGCAGATGTATCTATTAATGCATCGGAAGTGGATGTTACCAGTGGAGGGGGAGGAAGTATTGCGATTAATGCTGGGAATATCAATATCCTCGGTGGTAGTGACATTTGTGCTGGGATTGGCGCAGATGGGGCTTGTGGCGGACTAGCATCAGATTTTGGTTCTGTGGGAAGTCAAGCAGGAGACATCACGCTGAATGCTTTGGAAAATATCACGATCGCCGATCCATTCAGCGATATTAACAATCGGGTGAATGCTAATGCAGTTGGTAACGGTGGCAACATCAATATCCAGGCTAGATCATTGTCTTTAACAAATGGTGGAAGAATAAGTTCCAGCACCTTTGGACAGGGAAATGCAGGCACAGTAAATATAAATACTAGTGATACTGTCTCCTTGGATGGTGGAAATAGCGGAAGTTTTATATCCAATAATGTAGGGCGTGGTGCTGTTGGTAACAGTGGGGAGATAAATATCACAACAGGTTCACTATTTGTCACCAATGGTGGTCAAATACAATCCGGTATAAATGGAGGAGGAGAGGGAAATTCAGGAAAAGTAAAAATTGTAACTCGTGATACTGCTTCTTTTGATGGACGCAGACAGGGCAGATTTCCTAGCGGTATCTTCACTGATGTAGAAGAAAATGGTAAGGGAAATACTGCCGGTATTGATATCAGCACAGGCTCTCTTTTCATTACTAATCGCGCTCAATTAGTTAGCACTACTCAAGGAAGAGGAAATCCAGGAAATATCGTTATAAACGCTCAAGACCAAGTTTCTTTAATAAACTCCATTATTATTAGCGAAGTCACCGAGAAAACTGGTGTGGGCAATGGGGGGGACATAAAAATAACGACTGGTTCTCTGATACTTAACGATGCTTCAGCATTACTTGCGGATTCAGAGAATATAGGGAACGCAGGCAATATTATTATTGATGCTCGTGACTCTGTAATTCTTGAAGGTCAAGGCCCTAGCGCTGGTGATATTAATCTGACTGTTCCCAGTCAAATTAGTACCACTGTCGAGAGCATAGAATCTACAACTACGGGCGAGGGAGGTAATATTAGTATCTCCACAGGATTGCTCTCCATTAAAGATCGAGGATTTATAACTTCCTTTACCGAAGGAAAGGGAAATGCAGGTGATATAACCATTAATGCCCGTGATATTCAACTCAACGACAATAGCATCTTGAATAGTGGTGTGAGAGCAGGAGGTGAAGGAAAAGGCGGTGACATTAATATCAGGACTAATTCACTTTCTTTAAGAAATGGCTCTCAGATTAATTCTTTGATTTTTGGGCAAACAAGAGATAATCGGGGGAATATCATTCCTGCTGGTCGGGGAGAAGCTGGAAACATTACAATTAATGCTTCTGATCGCATCATCCTTTCTGGAGTTAGTGCTAATGGTTCTTCCAGTGGATTATTTGCTCTCACACAAACAGGAACATCAGGTTCAGCAGGAGATATTTCTGTTCAAACTGATAACCTGAGAATTACAGACGGTGCAGTTATCAATGCTACTACTTCCAATGCTAGTGATGGCGGCAATATTTTCATTAATGCGAGAAACTTTGAAGCACTCAATGGTGGACGAGTAGTTACAGCAACTCGCAGTACTGGTAACGCTGGGACAATAACATTTAAAGTTACAGAAGATATGACTATTTCTGGCTTTAATGGGGAATTTGCCAGCGGTATCTTTGCCAACACATTTGAAGGTTCCACAGGAAAAGGCGGTAGCATTTTCATCGACCCCAAACAAGTCACAATCAAAGATGCTGGAACTGTCACAGCAACCAGTGCTGGTACGGGAGAGGCTGGTAATATAACGCTTGAAGCTGATAATCTTACCCTGGATAGGGGAACAATCACTGCTGAAAGCGGTAGGGCCGCAGGCGGTAATATAAAATTAGATATTAAAGATTTATTGTTACTGCGTCGTAACAGTCAAATATCTGCCACTGCTGGCAGAGAGCAAGGTGGCGGCGATGGCGGCAATGTCAATATTAACACTGGCTTTCTCGTAGCTTTCCCCAAGGAAAATAGCGATATCACAGCAAACGCATTTACTGGTAGTGGGGGTAGAGTCGATATCCAAGCAGAGGCTATCTTTGGCATTGAACCACGCGATCGCCCTACATCATTGAGTGATATTACCGCTAGTTCGGAATTCGGTATATCTGGTACTGTCACCCTCAACACCCCAGATATTGACCCCAGCCAAGGATTAACAGAATTACCAGAGAATGTTACAGATCCGAGCGATCGCATTGCCGAAAATCCTTGCCAAAAAGGGGTTGGTAGTGAATTTATCATTACTGGACGTGGCGGTTTGCCAAGTAGTCCCAA